The region ggagtgaagaggagatgagaggagaatagatgagtggagaggagaggagagaggaggagaagaaagtagatgagaggaaagaagaggagtgaagaggagaggaaagaaaagaaaaggagaggagagtagaggagaggcgCAAAGGGGGAGGAGTGAAGAGGAGtaaagtggagaggagagaagaggagagaggacggaaggagaggagctgagagggGCAGGCAGCAGCCTGAATCCCTGTCTGTTCACATGAGCTGATTCACTTATCTCTGCAGACTAAATTTAATTAATCTCCACAGCCTAAGAACGGCCGCTACACTAGAGACAGAAAAAAGCTTTCCTCTAACGGGAGAGCAAAAAGGAGAAATTGGGACACTCTCCAAACAACAACAGCAATAATGAAGATAAAGAGAATAATGTGACTCAGTGGAGAGCCTTGTTGGAAACAAACCCTGTGCCAAAATGAGCTGTGACCTCGCTGACCTCTGAAAGGGTAACTGCTGGGCCACACATGGCTACAGTGAGATTCACAGACAGTACACTTCAGGACAGGAAGCTGCTGGTGAGGACTGCATGGGGAGAGCAGCGATCTCCAAGATGTTCAAATTACACAGAAATGTTCAATAGGCTCCCCGTCAGTCTCCGTTAACTCTCAACTCCCGTTTCTATTCTCCTTTTCTGTCTTGGTCCTCTGACATCTTATACCCCAGCACTCTCACCTTCACCcatctttttttctctcctttccccATCTTCCTTCTCTCATCCTTCCTTTTCCCCTCTACTCTTTTCCTTGTCAAAACAGCTGCTCATTTCTCCAAGTAATTTATTCACCCCCACATAAAGAACCAATGTAGTTACAGTGTGTTCTGAACATTCTGGAGACATTAGTAAGGTCACAAACAACCATCGATGTAGTAACTGTTGTtacatcctaacccctaacctctgacctggTGTTCCAGCTGCAGGCCTTGGTGGTGGAGCTGCGTACGGGGCTGCAGGGAGTGTTACAGGACGTGTCTGCGCTGCAGCAGAGGGACAGAGGTCTGGAGGAGAGGGCTCAGGGCCAGCAGAGCGACGTGGATGACAGGATCATGGGAATCAGGAACTCCCTCAACACATTTAAGGTACCCCACTTCCCACATGACTTGAACAAACCTCATTGATATCTGATACCAAATATGTGCCTTTTAGTCATTCTTCTCatactatcaaatcaaattttattggtcacaaacaTATTTAGCATATTTTATTGCGGGTGGGGTGAAACGCTTGTAAAGTGGACTACGGTGGACTATAGTAAAAAAAAGTGGACTACAGTCAAaccagtaacagtctctagcaaTTCTAGCAGGATGCCTaattattacagtatgttactcTGTGGCACATGTATTGTGAACGTAGCTAGATATCGTAGTGATGGGATTGTGCTGTATGTCGTGGTTGTGTTCAGGAGGACCTGAGCGGTGCTCTATCCCAGATCAAAGAGGTTACCAGCAGACAGAAAGAGCTACAGAAAGGCCTGGAGCTCCTCCAATCAGAGACCGGCAGAGAGATCCTGTCCGTTCAACAGAGGTACGTGACACTGACACATGTTGCATGCATGAACATTCACAGACACACATTGCATCATCACCTGACGTGAACTCACCACTCTCTGTTGCTTCCCCTTGGTTTTGTCAGGAAAAGCTCCAAAGGGGACTGCATTGGGGAGGGCCATGGGTGTCtctccaaccagacagagctcAATGTCATCCAGCATTACTTTGCCAGCCTGCCCAGCGGCTCTCCACAGATgagcacagcctccacacagaGTGAGTTATGGCTCTGAGGGACAGACATTCATAACCGGTCCTGTATGTGTCATTGATTGTACTGACGAGCTGTTCCTTAAAGACCTGTTTATGAAAGTCATTGAACGTACTTGCCTCAGCTGACTCAAATACCTGGGGGCTATATAGGGATGTTTACAGCACATGAAAGACAGTGGAATTGAATGGCAAATGCTTGTGTTTGCtccatgtgtgtactgtgtggtgCAGCCTCTAACTCAGAGCAGGACGCAGCCAGTGGCCAGCCCCAGAGAGGTCAGTCTAAGTCTCCAGTGTGGCGAGAAAGGAAAGAGAGCCGAGACGACACGGATGCACAGAGCGTCCCAGAGAACAGTGAGTGACATCACCGCTGACGTTACACACGTCAGTGACTTATTCCCTTGTTACATTAGGGAGCCCTACGTTAAATTATTTAGCAGTCAATAGACAAATTCCCATTTAATACTGTAGGTCACAGCGGTGTAAAAAGTATGTCAGTGTGGTGCTTCTTtttcactttgtgtgtgtgtttgtgcgtgactgtgtgtgtgtgtgtgtgtgtgtgtgtgtgtgtgtgtgtgtgtgtgtgtgtgtgtttgtgtgtcaggtaAGAGGCAGGTTGCTGCCCTGGAGCTGTTGGAGTCAGAAAGGGTCTATGTGTCATACCTATCTCTGCTgctgaaagccaacatcaccttCAACAGCTCAGAGGCCCTCCACACCAAAGACAAACGGTACTGTACCACTGATGGGTATTATTTAGTCATTTTACATAAGATCTAGTAGCAACACAGTGTCTGAACTGTTTTGTTCAAGTTCAAAACAGCAGAGCCAGCAGACCGGTTTTACATATGTTCGAGCTTCATAAGAGGCAATTAAGCTTaacctcttgttaatctaactgcactgtccaatttacagtagctattacagtgaaagaataccatgctattgtttgaggagagtgcacagatATGAACTAGAAAATGTagcaataaaccaattaggcacatttgggcagacttgatacaacattttgaacagaaatacaatggttcattggatcagtctgaaTCTAAATTGCGTCtaaactggaataatacattgtggcctttctcttgcatttcaaagatgatgtatCTTTGTATTGTCTttaaccagatctaatgtgttatattctcctacattaatttcacatttccacaaacttcaaagtgtttcctttcaaatggtattaagaatatgcatatccttacttcaggtcctgagctacaggcagttagatttgggtatgtcattttaggtgaaaattttaAAAAAGcatccgatccttaagaggttttaatagTGCACTATGAATTCATATTTTGGGGTTAGGGTTTAATAGTGCACTATGACTCATGAAAGCAGAGGAAGTTATAACTGTTTTCTCAACATTGACCTTGGTTCGGTTCATAAATATAACAAAGACTACCCTCGTCTTTGGCACACTGACACGCACTCATTGACACAGGGGCTTAAACAGGAGATACCGATCTAATTACAGTCAGAAGGAGGACATTATAAAAGAGCGAGGAAAGGAAATTAATCTATTGAATAACGCAGCCATTCAGGCAAGCAGAGGCTTTTTAAAGGACTCCACAGAGATCTGACTTAATGAAATCCCTGTTTATCTGGAGTTCACAGAGACATCTGAGCACTACATTTTCAACTTTCAGAGAGGAGCTCTCCCCTAGTTACTTATACTAAACTTTTTCCCTTTCCCTCATTAATAACCTCTGACCTTTGGAGTGTGTCTCTTCATCTGGATAATCTCAATTAACACTAATAAGAGCAATGAGTCATAACGATttttttgtgtgaaattgttgtaTTTCTGCTTACTGATGTGTGTAAGTTCATGTATTTGTTTGTAAGTATTGGGGGACAAGTGTCCGGTGGCAGAACAGTTGATCATATGTGTTCTAAGGTAGGGAGTCTGTCGCTCACAGTTCAACCATGAATACAACAAAATATAAATGACTGCTACTATTAGCATGCTATGACTGTTACTAACACTGCTATTACAACAAAAACATTGGTCCATTTACCTCAGTAATCTGTCTACTAACACCATAATGTTTGAATGCATCTTTCAATTCCATAATTTCAACTCTGTCCTCTCCTTTGTCTCTTTGTGTAGTTATCCACATCTTTTCCCCTCTCTTTCATCCATCCATTCTCATTCTCCAGTTCTGTTTGTGCCtgtcaaccaccaccactacctggACTGTGTGTATTTCCACTATGTTTTCCCACCTCAATGTtcgcctctctccttctcaacaCTCTCTCCATTACCATAGAATATAATTGGCCTCCTGTATTTTAAACCGCTCCCTAGATGGCTATATGTTGCTCTGTTCTGTACCGCTCTCCTCGCAGTGTAATGTGATGTGTGTTATATCGATCTCATCTTTCTCTATCCAGGCCGTTCCCCAGTTCTCTACGCTTCCTCATCCAGCAACACCTGGAGCTTCtccacaccctgcaggagagggtcctcAAGTGCCAGTGGCAGGGCATCATGGGAGATGTATTCATGAGGCTCACCAGCAAAGAGGTACAAACCTTTCACAGACACAAATGACCCATGAAGTCATGGCTAGGGGCCCTGAGTTTTTCTAACCTGATCCGGAGAAACTCAGGGCTCTAGTTATGGTGTCACAGGCTGCCTGCAAACTACATAACCCCTAACATAACCCCTCATATAACTACATAACCCCTAACATAACTACACAACCCCTAACATAACTACACAACCCCTCACATAACTACATAACCCCTAACATACAGTATCTTGCCTATTAGGTGATAATTGTATTAGGACCAATGTGTGTTTAAGTGGGTGGGACTGATTGAAAGAGGGAAATGAGTTAAATGGTTGGATTAGGAGTTAGTGGCCCCAGATGAGACTCTCCAGGGGGAAGGCTGTGACTCACTGCCTCTTCTCACCAGTCACAGTGTCACATGTGGAGCACTTCAAATGAATCACAAGACCAcatgtgatactcagaagagatgTGGGGATTGGGGGGGATATATTGTATTGCTCTGTTTATGTCCCTGGTCATTTCTCTGCCTGTCTAGACTCTAGACTATGACACTATCTACTGAGTTTCAATGACTGTCTGTctaatgctgtctgtctgtctgtctgtctgtctgtaattctCCATCTTGCCGGTCTTCTACAGAGTGATTTCCTGGACTTCTACGTGTCGTATCTTAAGGAGCTACCTGAATGTCTGTCTGTGGTCAGCATGTTGACCACCACCTCACTAAAAGCAGCCGGCCTGTTTGAGGTAAACTAGGAACACTGAACAACCAGGCAGTGTTGACCACAACCACCGCACAGAGCTACCCGCACAGAGCTACCCGCACAGAGCTACCCGCACAGAGCTACCCGCACTGAGCTACCCGCACTGAGCTACCCGCACTGAGCTACCAACATAGTCACAATAGTGCAGTTATCCAGAAGGAAAGGGTTACTTCAGGAAATTGTTGAGTAAATCTCTTTCAATTAACAAAGAACACATGACAAGTAGACCGGAGTGAAGTTTATTATGACTTAGTTTTATGACATTATACTCACACAGCCTTTATTACAGGATAACCTTTCCGGACAATTGATTTCACATGATTTCTGTGGAGACTTAAGTCACCTGACTGTCTCTTCTCTGATTGACTGTCTGATGTTCCAGGGTGACATCATGGGGGACGAGACACAACCCTCTCTCCACACTCTGCTCCTCCAGCCAGTACAGAGGATCCCTGAGTACCTTCTGCTGCTGCAGGTTAGGCTCTCTCCCCTCCATGACACTCTGATACATACATCCAGTACACCACCAACCCAACATAGGTATTTAGAAAAGAGCGGACTTCACCATCAGAGTATCTTAAATCAGAGTGGTGATAATGTCTTGTGGGCAGACCACGTAAACTGAAATGGTACCGTAGATCTGTCTTTATACTATTGGGCACCGATAGCTAACGAGCAGCAACAGTTCTGGTGCTTAGGTTTTTCGTCACTGGTTATTTAGACAAATCATGATTTTACAGGAGTTAGCATTCAGCCCATAGACTTgtaaagagagagggtggtggtcCTCGTTCCAGTTCTACTTCTCATTCTAGCAGCTCTTCATATCGTCTCTTAACATGCATGGACCCAGAACTTCATCAAACATCTCACCAATTAAgcaagactttagttctgggttagcTGAGATTAGAGCAGTGACTGCATGAACTGGTTAGTGCTTGGTTCACATGAGTCCGTAGCATCCCTGTGTGGTCTGGTTTGGTTTCAGACCCTGTTGAAGCAGACGGACGCAGAGCAccctgactactacctgctgctGCTGTGCATCCAGCAGTTCAGTGCCTTCACCGCCCAGTACGCCCACCTACTGCAGCACAACCAAGAGCTGCTCCTGCACAACCGCAAGGAGCTCAAGAGGTCAGCTTCTGATCCAGGCTCAGATTTTGTGTTTTGGTAAGCGTGTGCACATGGGGAACAGGATTCAGATGAACTGGTCTGAGGACAGTGAACTGTGATGGTATATTTCAGACATTCTGCTGTGAATGTGACCATATAAAGAAGAAGAAGCTCCTTGCGGGGCTAAATATAGTTCCTTTCTTGTTGCAGGTCAACTATGAAGCAGTTCTTCAAAAACGTGGACTGTGGTAACGTTATGCAAGCCAATGAGATGGGCTCTCCTTACCCCAGCAGCAATGCAATACTGTAAGTTATGTTCTGACTACACTCAGACATTCATATTATCAGTCAGTCCTCCATGCATTTCTTCATGCACTAACTCCGTCTGTCCCACtgacagtctccccctctcccctcacagAGAGCATGCCAACCAGGTGAAATGCAGCAAGCAGAGGCTCCTGGAGCAGATCCAGTCTAGACGCTTTCAGGACTGGGAGAGCGAGGCCCACCACTCCGACTCTGCCATCCCGTTTTTCTCCCCTGACACCGACCCTCGCCTCAAACCCCCAGGCCTGCAGAGCATCCCTGAGATGGGGTCATCAGAGCGGCTGCCCGGCAAACGGCTGCCCCCAGGCTCAGCCATGGCCAATGCCCTGGGGGAGTTCCTTCTCCCTGGGGATGCCCCGGGCTTGGAAGGGCTGTATGAGGACACAAACTCCTCTCTTCACAACATGTCCATGTTTGACCAATGCTCCA is a window of Salmo salar chromosome ssa18, Ssal_v3.1, whole genome shotgun sequence DNA encoding:
- the arhgef33 gene encoding rho guanine nucleotide exchange factor 33 isoform X3, producing MENGKSDEQDQEMEEANLEIAQLQALVVELRTGLQGVLQDVSALQQRDRGLEERAQGQQSDVDDRIMGIRNSLNTFKEDLSGALSQIKEVTSRQKELQKGLELLQSETGREILSVQQRKSSKGDCIGEGHGCLSNQTELNVIQHYFASLPSGSPQMSTASTQTSNSEQDAASGQPQRGQSKSPVWRERKESRDDTDAQSVPENSKRQVAALELLESERVYVSYLSLLLKANITFNSSEALHTKDKRPFPSSLRFLIQQHLELLHTLQERVLKCQWQGIMGDVFMRLTSKESDFLDFYVSYLKELPECLSVVSMLTTTSLKAAGLFEGDIMGDETQPSLHTLLLQPVQRIPEYLLLLQTLLKQTDAEHPDYYLLLLCIQQFSAFTAQYAHLLQHNQELLLHNRKELKRSTMKQFFKNVDCGNVMQANEMGSPYPSSNAILLPLSPHREHANQVKCSKQRLLEQIQSRRFQDWESEAHHSDSAIPFFSPDTDPRLKPPGLQSIPEMGSSERLPGKRLPPGSAMANALGEFLLPGDAPGLEGLYEDTNSSLHNMSMFDQCSSTSSDSSIDIAFVRYPKSHQAIREVYNSGGSRESGYKQLPGRGCVSPEEAGMMRVHHHRPLQADQRKSKSLNGLQLDSTVSGDSGPGHLSDHLRGNGAQQHAKLERQSSNKYHPRSSKGQSSNNSPISPPQHRAEPERQIAATEEELHNHHNKDSGSLPWGEEPRWKAEGNNHTPFSERSRKQEKGGFRSSFKKLFKKKSGGGEKDKDKDKTECQNSSEQEAGNTPGVAHLGIDRGTAV
- the arhgef33 gene encoding rho guanine nucleotide exchange factor 33 isoform X4, with amino-acid sequence MENGKSDEQDQEMEEANLEIAQLQALVVELRTGLQGVLQDVSALQQRDRGLEERAQGQQSDVDDRIMGIRNSLNTFKEDLSGALSQIKEVTSRQKELQKGLELLQSETGREILSVQQRKSSKGDCIGEGHGCLSNQTELNVIQHYFASLPSGSPQMSTASTQTSNSEQDAASGQPQRGQSKSPVWRERKESRDDTDAQSVPENSKRQVAALELLESERVYVSYLSLLLKANITFNSSEALHTKDKRPFPSSLRFLIQQHLELLHTLQERVLKCQWQGIMGDVFMRLTSKESDFLDFYVSYLKELPECLSVVSMLTTTSLKAAGLFEGDIMGDETQPSLHTLLLQPVQRIPEYLLLLQTLLKQTDAEHPDYYLLLLCIQQFSAFTAQYAHLLQHNQELLLHNRKELKRSTMKQFFKNVDCGNVMQANEMGSPYPSSNAILEHANQVKCSKQRLLEQIQSRRFQDWESEAHHSDSAIPFFSPDTDPRLKPPGLQSIPEMGSSERLPGKRLPPGSAMANALGEFLLPGDAPGLEGLYEDTNSSLHNMSMFDQCSSTSSDSSIDIAFVRYPKSHQAIREVYNSGGSRESGYKQLPGRGCVSPEEAGMMRVHHHRPLQADQRKSKSLNGLQLDSTVSGDSGPGHLSDHLRGNGAQQHAKLERQSSNKYHPRSSKGQSSNNSPISPPQHRAEPERQIAATEEELHNHHNKDSGSLPWGEEPRWKAEGNNHTPFSERSRKQEKGGFRSSFKKLFKKKSGGGEKDKDKDKTECQNSSEQEAGNTPGVAHLGIDRGTAV
- the arhgef33 gene encoding rho guanine nucleotide exchange factor 33 isoform X1, yielding MENGKSDEQDQEMEEANLEIAQLQALVVELRTGLQGVLQDVSALQQRDRGLEERAQGQQSDVDDRIMGIRNSLNTFKEDLSGALSQIKEVTSRQKELQKGLELLQSETGREILSVQQRKSSKGDCIGEGHGCLSNQTELNVIQHYFASLPSGSPQMSTASTQTSNSEQDAASGQPQRGQSKSPVWRERKESRDDTDAQSVPENSKRQVAALELLESERVYVSYLSLLLKANITFNSSEALHTKDKRPFPSSLRFLIQQHLELLHTLQERVLKCQWQGIMGDVFMRLTSKESDFLDFYVSYLKELPECLSVVSMLTTTSLKAAGLFEGDIMGDETQPSLHTLLLQPVQRIPEYLLLLQTLLKQTDAEHPDYYLLLLCIQQFSAFTAQYAHLLQHNQELLLHNRKELKRSASDPGSDFVFWSTMKQFFKNVDCGNVMQANEMGSPYPSSNAILLPLSPHREHANQVKCSKQRLLEQIQSRRFQDWESEAHHSDSAIPFFSPDTDPRLKPPGLQSIPEMGSSERLPGKRLPPGSAMANALGEFLLPGDAPGLEGLYEDTNSSLHNMSMFDQCSSTSSDSSIDIAFVRYPKSHQAIREVYNSGGSRESGYKQLPGRGCVSPEEAGMMRVHHHRPLQADQRKSKSLNGLQLDSTVSGDSGPGHLSDHLRGNGAQQHAKLERQSSNKYHPRSSKGQSSNNSPISPPQHRAEPERQIAATEEELHNHHNKDSGSLPWGEEPRWKAEGNNHTPFSERSRKQEKGGFRSSFKKLFKKKSGGGEKDKDKDKTECQNSSEQEAGNTPGVAHLGIDRGTAV
- the arhgef33 gene encoding rho guanine nucleotide exchange factor 33 isoform X2; amino-acid sequence: MENGKSDEQDQEMEEANLEIAQLQALVVELRTGLQGVLQDVSALQQRDRGLEERAQGQQSDVDDRIMGIRNSLNTFKEDLSGALSQIKEVTSRQKELQKGLELLQSETGREILSVQQRKSSKGDCIGEGHGCLSNQTELNVIQHYFASLPSGSPQMSTASTQTSNSEQDAASGQPQRGQSKSPVWRERKESRDDTDAQSVPENSKRQVAALELLESERVYVSYLSLLLKANITFNSSEALHTKDKRPFPSSLRFLIQQHLELLHTLQERVLKCQWQGIMGDVFMRLTSKESDFLDFYVSYLKELPECLSVVSMLTTTSLKAAGLFEGDIMGDETQPSLHTLLLQPVQRIPEYLLLLQTLLKQTDAEHPDYYLLLLCIQQFSAFTAQYAHLLQHNQELLLHNRKELKRSASDPGSDFVFWSTMKQFFKNVDCGNVMQANEMGSPYPSSNAILEHANQVKCSKQRLLEQIQSRRFQDWESEAHHSDSAIPFFSPDTDPRLKPPGLQSIPEMGSSERLPGKRLPPGSAMANALGEFLLPGDAPGLEGLYEDTNSSLHNMSMFDQCSSTSSDSSIDIAFVRYPKSHQAIREVYNSGGSRESGYKQLPGRGCVSPEEAGMMRVHHHRPLQADQRKSKSLNGLQLDSTVSGDSGPGHLSDHLRGNGAQQHAKLERQSSNKYHPRSSKGQSSNNSPISPPQHRAEPERQIAATEEELHNHHNKDSGSLPWGEEPRWKAEGNNHTPFSERSRKQEKGGFRSSFKKLFKKKSGGGEKDKDKDKTECQNSSEQEAGNTPGVAHLGIDRGTAV